The Vibrio ishigakensis genome has a window encoding:
- a CDS encoding efflux RND transporter periplasmic adaptor subunit, translated as MKYAFPLIPVMGSLILMGCKGAQVTETATTSPDPRPLQVIQVASASPSYSFNGVVHAQEKVNLSFRVPGTIQEVLVKQGDNVEKGQVIARLDPHDYELVLQELKAKKLEAVSAHKLAKAELARVRQASADNAIAQVNLDRATSGYERSLAAIQVVNKNIQRAQDTIGYTELKAPFTGVIGNVNYDDHEQILPGIAVATLQNNGRLEVEVDVPENLIEEFELGQQADVSWYQGKDVLGAKVTEIAPLPHLIKQTYSVVYTLDAEHKALFPGKTVTVQTEVVASEFASCVPYSAIVGDKEHLHVNLVRDAKVVSTTVEIKAIDAYQACISGDITNNDYVIVSGSHFVKDGDPAQNLLVRVE; from the coding sequence ATGAAATATGCATTTCCGTTAATCCCAGTAATGGGCAGCCTAATTTTAATGGGGTGTAAAGGCGCGCAGGTCACTGAAACCGCCACTACTTCACCCGATCCACGACCGCTACAGGTTATTCAGGTAGCAAGCGCTTCCCCTTCCTACTCCTTCAACGGCGTTGTTCATGCCCAAGAGAAGGTAAATCTATCTTTCCGAGTCCCTGGCACCATACAGGAAGTATTAGTCAAACAGGGCGACAACGTTGAGAAGGGGCAGGTGATCGCAAGGCTTGACCCTCACGATTACGAACTGGTTCTGCAAGAACTCAAAGCCAAAAAACTAGAAGCAGTTTCTGCACATAAACTGGCTAAAGCAGAACTGGCTCGCGTGAGGCAAGCCTCGGCGGACAACGCCATTGCTCAAGTAAACCTAGACCGTGCTACCAGCGGCTACGAGCGCAGCCTTGCCGCTATTCAGGTAGTGAATAAGAACATTCAGCGTGCACAAGACACCATTGGTTATACCGAGCTTAAGGCGCCATTTACCGGTGTCATTGGTAATGTAAATTACGACGACCATGAGCAGATCCTGCCGGGTATCGCGGTGGCGACTCTGCAAAATAATGGTCGCCTTGAGGTAGAAGTTGACGTGCCTGAGAACCTGATTGAAGAGTTTGAGCTTGGCCAGCAGGCGGATGTCTCTTGGTATCAAGGTAAAGATGTTCTAGGGGCTAAGGTCACTGAGATTGCGCCTCTGCCTCACCTTATCAAGCAAACCTATTCTGTGGTTTACACCTTAGATGCTGAACATAAGGCGTTATTCCCAGGTAAGACAGTAACTGTGCAGACTGAAGTGGTTGCTAGCGAGTTTGCCTCTTGCGTTCCTTATTCTGCGATTGTAGGGGACAAAGAGCATCTGCATGTGAACCTAGTGCGTGACGCCAAGGTGGTAAGTACTACGGTAGAAATCAAAGCCATCGATGCTTATCAAGCGTGTATCTCGGGTGATATCACCAACAACGATTATGTGATTGTAAGCGGTTCGCACTTTGTGAAAGACGGTGACCCAGCACAGAACCTATTGGTAAGAGTAGAGTAG